The Dongia rigui genome includes the window GCCGAGATCGATGCGCTGACGCAGAAGTCGATCAAGGGCGAGATCAATTTCACGCAGAGCCTGATCGCGCGGGTGGCACTGCTCAAGGGCCTCACCGAGGCCGAATTCGCCGTCGCCTATCAGAAGGTGGAACTGTCGCCGGGCGCCGAGACGATGATCCGGACTCTCCGCCGCGACGGCTGCTACACCGCCCTCGTCTCCGGCGGCTTCCGTTATTTCACCAGCCGGGTCGCCGCGCGCGTCGGCTTCCATATCGACATCGCCAACGATTTCGAGATGGCCGCCGGCAAGACGACCGGGCAATTGGTGCCGCCGATCGTCGCCCCCGATGGCGAGTTCGGCAAGCTCGGCCGGCTGCATTACCTCGCCCGCGAACAGGGCCTTGATCTTGCGGCGACCGCCACGATCGGTGACGGCTCCAATGACATTCCAATGCTCACCGCCGCCGGCATGGGCTGCGGTTATCGTGGCAAGCCCAAGGTGAAGGCAGCGACCGGCTGCCAGCTCAACTACGCAGATCTCACCGGCCTGCTCTTCTACATGGGCTATCGCCGCAGCGAATTTTCATAACGTCGTCATGGTCGGCGAAGGCCGACCATCCACGAGTTACTTTAATCAGTCGCGAACAAACTCGTGGATGGTACGCCTTCGCGTACCATGACGATTGAGTGGCTGTCGGGCGCAGGCCCCTACTTCTTGCTGATCTTCACGGCGACCCATTGGAAGTCGCCGCCGCGATTGATTAGCAAAGTCACCAGCCGATAGCCGTTCTCCTGGGCCGATTTTACGCGGTCGCGCACATCGCCTGGCGACGATACGGCCTTCTGGTCGACCTCGGCGATGATGTCGCCGGCGCGCAGGTCCTTTTCCGCCGCCGGGCCGTTTTCCTCCACCGTGAGGACGACGACACCTTCGGCATCCTGGGGCAGATCGAACTTGGTGCGAGCGGCATCATCCAAGGCGCCCACTTCGACACCCAGCTGCTCGATCTTGGCACCGGTCGCCGTGGGTTGCGGCGTCTCGCCTTCCGGCTGGGTGGTCTGCAGCGCGGCCTCGGCCTTCTCGTCGAGCTCGCCCAGTTCCACCGTCACGGTGGTCTTGGCGCCCTTGCGCCAGATGCTGACCGGCACCGACTTGCCGAATTGCGAATCCGCCACCAGACGCGGCAACGCCTTCATATCCGCCACTTCGCGGCCGTCGAACTCCAGGATCACGTCGCCCTGGCGGATGCCGGCCTTGTCGGCCGGGCCACCGGTCGAGACGCTGGAGACCAGCGCGCCCTTGGCCTGCGGCAGGCGCAGGCCTTCGGCCAGTTCCGGGCTCACCGTCTGGATGCGCACGCCAAGCCAGCCGCGCCGCGGGTGGCCAAATTCCTTGATCTGGGCGATGACGCCCTTGGCAAGGTTGGAGGGGATCGAGAAGCCGATGCCGACCGAGCCGCCCGAGGGCGAATAGATCGCCGAATTGATGCCGACCACGTCACCATCCATGTTGAACATGGGACCGCCGGAATTGCCGCGGTTGATCGAGGCATCGGTCTGGATGAAATCGTCATAGGGGCCGGCATTGATGTCGCGCTGGCGCGCCGAAACGATGCCCGCGGTTACGGTGCCGCCCAAACCGAACGGGTTGCCGATCGCCAAGACCCAATCGCCGATGCGCAACACATCGGAATCGCCCCATTTCACCGCCGGCAGCGGCTTCTTCGCCTCGACCTTGAGCAGCGCCAGATCGGTCTTCTCGTCGCGACCGACCAGCTTGGCCTTCAGTTCCTCATTGTCATGGGTGATGACCGTGATCTCTTCGGCGCCGTCGATGACATGATTGTTGGTAACAATGTAGCCGGCCGGGTCGATGATGAAGCCGGAGCCCAGCGAGGTGGCCTTGCGCGGCTTCGGCTTATCGCCGTTCTGCCGGTCGAGGAACTCGCGGAACATGTCGTCAAGATCTTGGATCTGGCTGTCCGGCGAGACCATCTGCGTGGTCGAGACGTTGACGACCGCAGGGAGCGCCTTTTCTGCGAGGTCGGCAAAACTTTCCGGTGCCGAGCGCGCCGAGGCCAGCTTGAGGCCGGCGATCAATGCCACAGCCAGTGCCAGCAACGCCCAGGCTGCCAGCCGGGCGTAACCCGCCGCCATCTTCGACTGCGCCAGTGCGACGGCCCGCGCACGCGACCGGTTACGGTTGTTATGCATCGCTTCACTACCCTCGTCTGTGCACCTGCCGCGCTTTATACGTCCGGCGGCGGCTCTTCGATTACCCACTATAACGCAAAAACCGACCGGGCAAGCCACCCGATCGGTCTTTGCCGACACATCATCGCGAACGACGCGACATCAGCCTTTCCCCGCCGCTTACTGCGTTTTGGCTGGCTTTCCCAATTCGCTGCCAAAAAAGCGGAAGAAATCGCCGTTCGGCGGCCCGACATAGGTCGTGGTGTCACCTTTCAGGCCATCCTGCATCGCCTGCAACGACCGGTAAAAGTCGAAGAATGCCGGATCACGACCAAAGGCCTCGTTGTAGATCTTGATGGCCTCACCATCGGCTTGACCGCGTAGGATTTCCGACTGCTTGCGCGCTTCGGCGATCTTGACCACGCGCTCCTTGTCCGCTTCCGCCGTCTTCTGGCGCGCTTCTCTGGCGCCTTCCGCACGTATACGGGCGGCTTCCTGCGCGCGCTGCTTGCGCATGCTGTTGAAGACCGCATCGCTGTTCTGCGCCGGCAAATCGACGCGTTTGAAGCGCACGTCGACGATCTTGATACCGTAAGGCTCAGCCGCCTGTCGCGTCAGTTCGGTGTGGATCTGACGCATGATGTCGGCGCGCTTGGGCGTCAAGGTATCCGCCAAAGCGACGTTGCCGATCACGCTGCGCAGGGTTGATCCCAGCACCGAGCGAATTTGGCTTTCCGCATTCGAATAGGTACGGCCCACCTGATAGAACTTCAGGCTGTTGGTGATCTGGTAACGTACGAAGGCGGAAATGACGACGCGCTTCTGATCTCGGGTCAGCAGTTCCTGTGCCGGCGCGTCAAAATTGAGGACGCGGCGATCAAGCAGAATAACCTGGTCCGCAATCGGCATTTTCAACTTCAAGCCCGGCTCATCGATGACGACCTGCGGATTGCCGAAACGCAGCACAATCGCGCTTTCCGCCTGCTGCACGACATAGGTCGAACTATAGGCAAGGATCGCGAAGAGAACCGCGATGATCGCCAGAACGATGACTTTGCTCTGGTTCATTGCGTGGCTCCTGTATTACCGGTGCTGGGAGCCGTGGTACCGGCGCCTTGACGCTGCTTCAGCAACTGATCAAGCGGCAGGTAGGGAACAGTCCCGCCTGCCCCGGATTCGTCAATGATGACCTTGTTCATGCCTGCGAGGATGCCCGACATGGTTTCGAGATAGAGGCGCCGTTCGGTAATGTCGGGCGACTGCTTATACTGGTTGTAGATCGAGATGAAGCGCTGAGCATCACCCTGGGCGATGGCGACCTTCTCAGCCTTGTAGGCTTCGGCCTGCTTGACGATCTGTGTCGACTGGCCGATCGCCTCTTCCGTTACCTGGTTGAAATAGGCCTGAGCGTCGTTGATGGCCGCTTCCTTGTCGGCGCGCGCTTTTTGCACGTCACGGAAAGAATCGATCACTTCGCTGGGAGCGTCCACCTTCTGCAGCGACAGCTGCTCAATCGTGATGGCGCCACCGGCGCCGCCGCCCATGCGATAGCTGTCGAGCATTTGCTGCGCCAGATCGCGCGCCTTCACTTCGATCGAACCACGGCCTTCGGTGATTGCATATTCGAAGGTCGACTGACCGATGATCTCGCGCAGTGCCGCCTCTACCGTGTTCTTTACGCTGGCTTCGGGATCGCCAATGCCAAAAAGATACTGCTCGACGTTGTTAATGCGCCACAGAACCACAGCGCGGACGTCGATGATGTTCTCGTTGCCGGTCAGCATCAGGCTTTCTTCCGGCACATCGCGGTCGGAGCCACTCGCCGTTTCGGCGCGGAAGCCTACTTCAACGCGGTTACGGGTTGCGACATCGGGGGTGTAATGATCGCCGATCGGTACCGGCCAGTTCCAGCGCAGGCCCGGTGGGGTCTGGCTGACGAAACGACCGAACAAAATGTTCACGCCAACCTGGCCAGGATTAACGACGTAGAAACCGGTGATGAGCCACAGCACAACCGCTGCAGCAACGATCAGGGTAATGGCGCGGCCGGAGCCGAAACCGCCCGGCAGGATCGACTTCATGCGGTCCTGCCCGCGTTTGATCATTTCTTCGAAATCGGGGGGTTGATTACCGCCGCCACCGCCGCCGCGACCCCAGGGGCTTTGTCCGCCGCCCCAGGGACCACCCTGATTGTTCCACGCCATAAGGATCCTCAAGATTGGTCGAGATTGAGACCGCTGCCGGCCAGCGCCCTTTTATTGAACGCGCCAAAGCCTTATATGACAGCCGCCGCACCATCGCAATCAAAGGGGGATCGCACCAGATTCGGCCCCCGCAACGCTTCGATGGCGCGGGGCATCATATCGGGGTCCGGAGAGGGAATTTCAAGGATGGCCAAGACCACGGAAGCGGAAATTCGCTCGGTTTTGTCGACAATTACCGCTCCCGGCGGTGGCAATCTGGTGGAACGCGGCATGATCCAAGGCCTGGTGCTGCGCGATGGCCACGCCGGTTTCAGCATCGAGGTCGACCCAGCGCTGGGGAGCCAGATGGAACCCTTGCGCAAATCGGCTGAAGCGGCGGTCATGGCGCTGCCCGGGATCCTGTCGGTGACGGCCGTCCTGACCGCGCACAAGGGCGCCGCGCCGCAGGCACCACGGCCGGCAGCAGCCCCCGGCCAGCCAGCACAGCGCCCGGTCGGCAACAAGGCGCTCGTCCCCGGCGTCAAGCACATCATCGCCGTAGCATCCGGCAAGGGCGGCGTCGGCAAATCGACCACAGCCACCAATCTCGCCCTCGCTTTCACCACGCTCGGCCTCAAGGTTGGCCTGCTCGATGCGGATATCTATGGTCCGTCGCAGCCCCGCCTCATGGGCCTCTCCGGCCGCCCGGAAAGCCGCGACGGCAAGACGCTGGAGCCCAAGCAGAGCTTCGGCGTCAAGGTCATGTCGATGGGCTTCCTCATCGAGGAAGACACGCCGATGATCTGGCGCGGGCCGATGGTCATGAGCGCCATCACTCAGTTGTTGCGCGAAGTGAGTTGGGGCGAGCTTGATATCCTCGTCTGCGATCTGCCGCCGGGCACCGGTGATGCGCAGCTCACCATGTCGCAATCCGTGCCGCTTTCGGGCGCCGTCATCGTTTCGACGCCGCAGGATATCGCCCTCCTCGACGCGAAGAAGGGCCTCAACATGTTCCGCAAAGTGGACGTGCCGGTCCTCGGCCTCATCGAAAACATGAGCTATTTCAGCTGCCCCAATTGCGGGCACCGAACTGACATTTTCGCCCATGGCGGCGCGCAGCGCGAGGCGGCGAAGTTCGGCGTCGATTTCCTCGGCGAGATCCCGCTCGACATCGTCATCCGCGAAACCTCGGACGCCGGCACGCCGATCGTCGCCAGCGATCCGACCTCGGCCCATTCCCTGGCCTATGGCGAGATCGCTGCCAAGATCTGGCGGAAGCTCGATACAACGCCACAGCGCGCCGTACCGCGTATCGTGTTGCAGTAAGAAACAGGACATTCCATGAAAGCCCGTGTGACGTGGATCGAAAACAGCACCTTCCTCGGTGAGAGCAACAGCGGCCATGCCGTGGTGATGGCGGCCTCGACAACGCCAGGGGGCGCCACCACCGCCCCGTCGCCGATGGAATACCTGCTGCTGGGAACCGGCGGCTGTACGTCGGTCGATGTCGTGATGATCCTGCAGAAAGGGCGCAACGACGTGCGCGGGTGCGAATGCCGCCTGGAGGCCGACCGCGCCACGACCGAGCCCAAGGTCTTTACCAAGATCAACATGCACTTCGTCGTCACGGGGAAAAACCTCAAGCCGGACACGGTCCAGCGCGCCATCGATCTCTCGGCCGAAAAGTATTGCTCGGCCTCGATCATGCTGGGCAAGACCGCCGAAATCACACACAGTTTTGAGATTGTCGAAGCGGCCTGACCAAGACCTTAATCGCTCGCCTCATGGTTGACAGCCGCACCGCCCCCTGCGCCAATAAGCGTCAGGTGAGAGCTTGGGGTCGGTGGGGCGGTGGCGCAGCCAAATCTGAAAACGGTGGCGGTTTTCGCCGCTGCAATCTCGGTTGCGGCACTGGTTTACGCGATAGGTGAATTTGCCTATCGACGGGACGCAGCCCTCGCTGCGGAATCCCGTCTGCAGACCCAGCTCACCAGCCTCTCCAATCGCTTTTTGACCGAAATTGCCGCCGGCACCGATCTCGGCATGGGGCTCGCCGCTGTCGTTGCCGCCGAGCCCAATATCAATGAGCGCAAATTTAGCGCCATTTGCCGCACCATTCTGGCCGCCCAACCCAAGGTCAACAATATCGCCCTCATCGTCGGCGACATGGTCCGCTACAACTGCCCGGTCGGCGGCCCGCCACGCGAGATCGGCAGCGAACCGGGACAAGGCGCCACCGAACCCAGTTCCTTCGAAAAACTGAAACAGGCTTCCGACGCCGTCGTCTCTGGGCCGATCCGGCTCAATGCGAATGACTGGCTGATCGTCGTGCGCATTCCCATCCGCATCAAGAGCGAGACCGGCCTCCTTAAATATTGGGGCGCGATCAGCGTGCCGATGCGTGTCAGCGGCATCCTGCAGCAGGCAGGCCTTGCCGACCCGGGGATCGGCCTCGACCTTGCCATGCGCGGCAGCCGCGAACCGATGCGCACTCCCGAAATCCTGTTCGGTGATCCCGGCATCTTCAAGGACGACATCATTCAGGTCCCGGTCGCCTTGCCGGAAGGAACCTGGTTCCTGGCGGCCCGCCTCAACACGGTCCCGACCGACCAGCAGACCCTGCAGCGCCTGTTCATCGGCATCGTTTCCATCGCGTGCGGCGCCGGCGCGTTCGTCGCCATTCCCTATGTCGCGCGCCGCCGCCGTCTCGAGGCCGAGGTCAACCGCAACCGAGATCTGCTGCGCGCCCTCATGCGCAATTCACCCATCGCCATGTATGTGAAAGATGTCGGCGGCCGCTATCTTGACCTCAATGACGAGGCGTTCCGCGCCTACCGGCTGGGCGGGCAGGACTATATCGGCCGTACCGCCCGCGACCTGGTCTCGCCAGAACTGGCAAAGCAACTCGAACTGGAGGATGCCAGGGCTCTCGGTGGCGAGGTCATCCGCGCTGAGCGCAAGGCGGACCCGTCCAGCGAGTATCTGTGGGAACGCGAGATCAAATTCCCGGTTATCGACCATGCCGGCAAAGTCATCGCCATTGCCGGCTATGTTCTCGATATCACGGGGCAGAAGCAGAGCGAGGCGCGCATGCTGGAAGCCTTGCGCCGCGCCGAGGCTGCCAATCGCGAGAAATCGAACTTCCTTGCCACCATGAGCCACGAGCTGCGCACGCCGCTCAACGCGATCATCGGCTTTTCCGATATTTTGCGGCGGCAGATGTTCGGGCCGCTGGGCAGCAGCACCTACCAATCATATGCCGCCGACATTCATAAAAGCGGCCAACTGCTCTATGACCTGCTGGGCGGCATCATCGATCTCTCGGCCGTCGAGGCCGGCCACCTGACAGTGAAGGAAGAATCGCTGACCGCCGAGCAGGTGATCGACGATTGCCG containing:
- the serB gene encoding phosphoserine phosphatase SerB, which gives rise to MDLVLTLVSAPDKARLDAALVAAVSAALTRAGAKIGSADWLDPGFACDLPFTGLGARPAQNVAQAMLGGDAVDCYAQGAAGRKKRLILCDMDSTIVTAETLDDLSVFADDKAEIDALTQKSIKGEINFTQSLIARVALLKGLTEAEFAVAYQKVELSPGAETMIRTLRRDGCYTALVSGGFRYFTSRVAARVGFHIDIANDFEMAAGKTTGQLVPPIVAPDGEFGKLGRLHYLAREQGLDLAATATIGDGSNDIPMLTAAGMGCGYRGKPKVKAATGCQLNYADLTGLLFYMGYRRSEFS
- a CDS encoding DegQ family serine endoprotease — encoded protein: MHNNRNRSRARAVALAQSKMAAGYARLAAWALLALAVALIAGLKLASARSAPESFADLAEKALPAVVNVSTTQMVSPDSQIQDLDDMFREFLDRQNGDKPKPRKATSLGSGFIIDPAGYIVTNNHVIDGAEEITVITHDNEELKAKLVGRDEKTDLALLKVEAKKPLPAVKWGDSDVLRIGDWVLAIGNPFGLGGTVTAGIVSARQRDINAGPYDDFIQTDASINRGNSGGPMFNMDGDVVGINSAIYSPSGGSVGIGFSIPSNLAKGVIAQIKEFGHPRRGWLGVRIQTVSPELAEGLRLPQAKGALVSSVSTGGPADKAGIRQGDVILEFDGREVADMKALPRLVADSQFGKSVPVSIWRKGAKTTVTVELGELDEKAEAALQTTQPEGETPQPTATGAKIEQLGVEVGALDDAARTKFDLPQDAEGVVVLTVEENGPAAEKDLRAGDIIAEVDQKAVSSPGDVRDRVKSAQENGYRLVTLLINRGGDFQWVAVKISKK
- the hflC gene encoding protease modulator HflC, encoding MNQSKVIVLAIIAVLFAILAYSSTYVVQQAESAIVLRFGNPQVVIDEPGLKLKMPIADQVILLDRRVLNFDAPAQELLTRDQKRVVISAFVRYQITNSLKFYQVGRTYSNAESQIRSVLGSTLRSVIGNVALADTLTPKRADIMRQIHTELTRQAAEPYGIKIVDVRFKRVDLPAQNSDAVFNSMRKQRAQEAARIRAEGAREARQKTAEADKERVVKIAEARKQSEILRGQADGEAIKIYNEAFGRDPAFFDFYRSLQAMQDGLKGDTTTYVGPPNGDFFRFFGSELGKPAKTQ
- the hflK gene encoding FtsH protease activity modulator HflK, yielding MAWNNQGGPWGGGQSPWGRGGGGGGNQPPDFEEMIKRGQDRMKSILPGGFGSGRAITLIVAAAVVLWLITGFYVVNPGQVGVNILFGRFVSQTPPGLRWNWPVPIGDHYTPDVATRNRVEVGFRAETASGSDRDVPEESLMLTGNENIIDVRAVVLWRINNVEQYLFGIGDPEASVKNTVEAALREIIGQSTFEYAITEGRGSIEVKARDLAQQMLDSYRMGGGAGGAITIEQLSLQKVDAPSEVIDSFRDVQKARADKEAAINDAQAYFNQVTEEAIGQSTQIVKQAEAYKAEKVAIAQGDAQRFISIYNQYKQSPDITERRLYLETMSGILAGMNKVIIDESGAGGTVPYLPLDQLLKQRQGAGTTAPSTGNTGATQ
- a CDS encoding Mrp/NBP35 family ATP-binding protein; this translates as MAKTTEAEIRSVLSTITAPGGGNLVERGMIQGLVLRDGHAGFSIEVDPALGSQMEPLRKSAEAAVMALPGILSVTAVLTAHKGAAPQAPRPAAAPGQPAQRPVGNKALVPGVKHIIAVASGKGGVGKSTTATNLALAFTTLGLKVGLLDADIYGPSQPRLMGLSGRPESRDGKTLEPKQSFGVKVMSMGFLIEEDTPMIWRGPMVMSAITQLLREVSWGELDILVCDLPPGTGDAQLTMSQSVPLSGAVIVSTPQDIALLDAKKGLNMFRKVDVPVLGLIENMSYFSCPNCGHRTDIFAHGGAQREAAKFGVDFLGEIPLDIVIRETSDAGTPIVASDPTSAHSLAYGEIAAKIWRKLDTTPQRAVPRIVLQ
- a CDS encoding OsmC family protein → MKARVTWIENSTFLGESNSGHAVVMAASTTPGGATTAPSPMEYLLLGTGGCTSVDVVMILQKGRNDVRGCECRLEADRATTEPKVFTKINMHFVVTGKNLKPDTVQRAIDLSAEKYCSASIMLGKTAEITHSFEIVEAA
- a CDS encoding sensor histidine kinase gives rise to the protein MAQPNLKTVAVFAAAISVAALVYAIGEFAYRRDAALAAESRLQTQLTSLSNRFLTEIAAGTDLGMGLAAVVAAEPNINERKFSAICRTILAAQPKVNNIALIVGDMVRYNCPVGGPPREIGSEPGQGATEPSSFEKLKQASDAVVSGPIRLNANDWLIVVRIPIRIKSETGLLKYWGAISVPMRVSGILQQAGLADPGIGLDLAMRGSREPMRTPEILFGDPGIFKDDIIQVPVALPEGTWFLAARLNTVPTDQQTLQRLFIGIVSIACGAGAFVAIPYVARRRRLEAEVNRNRDLLRALMRNSPIAMYVKDVGGRYLDLNDEAFRAYRLGGQDYIGRTARDLVSPELAKQLELEDARALGGEVIRAERKADPSSEYLWEREIKFPVIDHAGKVIAIAGYVLDITGQKQSEARMLEALRRAEAANREKSNFLATMSHELRTPLNAIIGFSDILRRQMFGPLGSSTYQSYAADIHKSGQLLYDLLGGIIDLSAVEAGHLTVKEESLTAEQVIDDCRAVLEALSRERDHSLTVHVDTSAAILGDRRLLRQVIINLTSNATKYTRKGGQIDVTVADRGDNVVFTVRDNGIGMEPADIERALQPFTRLGDPMRAEVGGSGIGLALVKRLVEAMRGSLVITSAPGIGTTVEVQLPKVR